The Phormidium sp. PBR-2020 DNA segment TGGATGGGGTGATGACGGCTCATGTGCAGGTTCCTCTCTGGGATGAACAGGCCCCCGTGACGCTCTCCCCTAAGATTTTGCGGGAGCAGTTGCGGGGTCACTTGGGCTTCGAGGGGTTGGTGGTGACGGATGCTCTGGTGATGGGGGCGATCGCCAACCAATATGATGCCCGAGAGGCGGCTGTTTTAGCCGTGGAGGCGGGCAATGATATTGTTTTGATGCCTGAGGACTTACCCGGTGGTATTGAGGCGGTCTGTGAGGCAGTGCAGTCGGGGCGAATTAGCCGCGATCGCATCCTAGAGTCGGTGCAACGGATTGCCAAAGCTAAAGAAAAGCTGAAATCTTCAACGACGTCGCCACTGGCAGATTTAACCCAGGTGAGCCGCCGTGAGGCTCGGGCCCTGGGCGATCGCATCCTCCAGGGGTCGGGCCAGGGGCGAACGGGGGCCGTGGCGGCCGTGAAACAGGGGTATAACCTAGTGATTGTGGATGACTGGCTGCGTAGCCGCTATCTCGACCACCATTCTCCGGCGATCGCACTCCCCAAACAGCAGGGATATCAGCCTTATTTGCTCGATCTCCACGGCGATCGCCACCCCAGTGCCGCGATCATTTCCCAACCTACAATTGTTCAAGTTTTTATTCGCGGTAACCCCTTTGGAAGCAGTGCCGCCTTGGCAAACCTCAGTGAAGAATGGCTTAACAAATTATTAAGAGATGGCGACTTGAGGGCGATCGCCATTTATGGTAGTCCATATAGTCTCAAACGATTCTTGCGCCAGATCCCAACATCTGTTCCCTATGCCTTTTCCTTTGGGCAAATGGCCGCAGCCCAAGAGATCGCACTTAGTCAGTTATTCCCAGATTCGCGGCTAGATTGGTCATCTTTGACCCCTTTAGCCTAAGTTTGCCCCCTTTGGACTGCGTACAGACCGCTAGGTTCAGATTTGTTAGGATGGCGTACAGAAGGACCGCGTTCAAGGATCTCGGAGCATTCACAATCTAGGACTCGGCCCAACTTAATGAAAATTCAATAGACTTGAGTATAATTGAGTTGTCCCTACCGCAAGCATCCCCAACGGTCTGTATAGAAGATTACAGCTTCTGACATCTGTTGTCCGGATCCGGTTGGTATACCTTAACTCAAGCTTAGATTTAACCGAGTCGTGACCCGACTCAACTCAGCTACCCCATCTATCTACAGTTCTGTTCACGCGCTCATCACAGGGATATATTATGACTCTCACAACAACCACCCGATATACTATTGAAACCATCGAAGAGGAAGCTCGTCACTTGGTGCAAAAGGGATCCGTCAGTCGGCAGCAACCCATTTACACCCTCTGCGTCCATATCCCGGCTCGCCATTGGACTTCCGTCGAGATTGAACTTGAGAAGCACGACTACCTCTTGCGCGATCGCATTGGCGATCTCGTCGGACCCGAGACCTGGGAAAACGACTAGGTAACGACTTACCCCCTCCGTTCCTGTTGTTTCCACGACCATTTAAACAAGGCTCAGGAGATGAGGAAGTAGTCCTTGTTACCGTTTTGTAAACTTTTTTCCAACTCCGGTAACTAAAGTGTGACGGCTTCGAGCCATTGTTTCTAGAGAGCCAGCTCCACAGAGCCAGAGCGGTATTGCTGACACCCTTTCAGGAGTACCGCTCTGCTCCTGTATCCATCTCCGCTAAACCTCCGTTAAAGAACAACGGTGAGCCGTGTTCCGACAGCTCACCGTTGAGGTTGTTTGGGAATTGTTGGCAATCTGGGAAGGTTTGGGCAACTCCTCAAACCGACATGGATGTCTAAGACTCAGAGTTAGAGTCAGATTTAGAATTGCGTAATTGTTCCAACTCCTGACGTAATTTCGCCACCATCTCCGAGAGTTCCTCCAACTCTTCTTCCGTCGCGGGTTCGCCGTCGGGGCTTTCGGTATCGCCGGTGACATCAACTGTTCGGGGCCCATCTGTCGGTTGGGTTCCCAGGAGTTCGTCGACAAAGCGGCGTGCTTCGAGTTCGGTGATCTCTCCTTTTTCTGCCAACTGCTGCACTAAGACTTCCCAATCCTGGTTTTGTAGGGCCTGGAGATTTTCCTCCCGCTTTTGAGCATCTTGCAAACTTTCAAGAGCCGTCGAGGCGGCACCCACCGTGGCGCGGAAACTGGTTTGTAACGATTGCATCAAGGTGTCAGGGTTCATAGGACTTTGACTGGTAAAGGGCTAGGGCTTTGACTGTATGTTAACAAACGTGAAGGGCGATCGCGCAAAATGCGCCCCTAACCCCCAGATTTAGGTTGAAATTCGCTTGCGGGTGCTGGATTCTCTGGCTTCGCCCCCTCTCAATCCTCTTAAGCACGGGGACGACAAATGCCTAAGACGGACGTATAGCCATGTAAGAAGGTTGAACCGCCTACGGGGCCAATTTCTCCGTTACAGAAGAAGCCACTCAAGGGCAGATGGGGCAGATAGCGATGGAACAACTGAGAGTCAAAATTGGGTTGACCATACAGGCCACGTCCCCGTCCAAGACAGGCAAACATTAGGGCCCCAAAGGGTTGGGAAGACCCTGAGGCAGACTGGCTGTAGCGTTGTAAGAGGGTTTCTAGGTCGTCGGCGGAGGTTTGGGCATCCCGTAAGTGAAACTGAACCCGCTGTCCGGGACGCACGCGATCGCCAATGGCGATGGCTCCCGCATCGGGATCAACCCCGACGAGATTGCGAATCAGAAAATCTCCGGCTTGGAGCTGTTGGGTAAACTCATCGCGCACCACGCCAATAAATAAGGACTGTTGGGCCAATTGGCGATCGCCCTGGCTTAACTCCGTAATCAATTCTCGCAATAACTCTAGGGGAGGCCGGGCCGTTTCCGTTTGTCCTAAGTCATCCAGGGCCAGAATGATGTTGCGTTCGCCTGAGGCCACCCGATAGGGTTTGCCGATGGGACGGCATCCCTGGGCCACGATCGCATCGAGCTGGATATTTCCGGATAGAGCCAGGCCCACCACCCCCTCGCTCACGGTGCGATCGCCACCAAACAAACTACTACCATTGAGAACCGTACCACTAGAGAGTCCTCCCACTTTGGGGGCGCTAGGATAAGCATAATCGAGGCCCTGAAGGCAATCGGTGATGCCAGTCATCAAGGGATCGGCCAAGATAATAAATTGGGGATCATCTTCTGGATTCACCCCCAACTTCTCCACCCAGCGATCAGGAGGACTATCGAGATCCGGTAAATCCTCTAACGAGAGATAAAATTCCTGAATGGTCACCCCAGGTAAGTGAGCGAGGGTGAGGCTCAGGCCAATATCCCCCTCAATTTCCACCGTCTCGATGGACTCTCTCCCCGTCTGACGGTTGCCGAGGACACCTCCCCCACCACAACCGATGAGAGGAATATCCGGCAGTCGCTCTCGTAATAAGGGCAACACACGAGGATAATCACTGGCAAAGGCCGAGGAGATGAAAACCAAGCCGACATCCGGTGGCTGGGCAAGGCCAGCCAGGGCCCTGTCCACCACATCAGTGATGGCGGCTTCTAGAGATGGACGAGTTGACAGGGAATTAACCCACTCCATAGGTGTTTCTCTCTCAATGATAGGGGGGACAGGATCGATGGCTGAAGAAAAAGGGCGATCGGCGGCAAATCTAAAAAGAACGATAGGGTTTTGGCACTCTCGCCTTATTTTCAGGTATGAGTGATCCTATCAAGAAGCGACCCGAACTCAAGCCTAAATCCGGGTGTCCCTCAGGGGAGGCGGTGGCGTCTCCATCATTCGTCCCTAGAGACGAACCGGGATCTCGGCTTGGGTTTTAAGCTTTCTTGTTAAGATCGATCAGGCAACTGTTCACGAGAGACCGTCTCGTGGGGACAGTGGCGATAGAGTCAGCTCTCAGGGGGCGATCGCCCGGCATCCTGGCTCGATTCCCCATTCCTGAGACAGGGGCCCGACCACAGACCAATTTAGACATTGTCTCAGAGCTGGGTTCCCCTAGCCCCGATAAGATGTCTAAACTAAGAACAGGTAACTATTCAAACGGACGAGATTATGAGCGAGAACAAAATCCAAAGCCAAATTGAGCAAGAGCGCCAAGCCGCACGTGACGCCTGTGACACCAGTGGAGCCAATTCCAAAGAATGTGCTGCTGCCTGGGATGCCGTCGAGGAGTTACAAGCAGAAGCTGCTCACAAAAAGAACAAGCCTGAAAAAACGTCTTTCGAGACGTACTGCGACAATAACCCCGACGCGGCAGAATGCCGAGTATACGACGACTAGAGACCCTAACCACAAAACTAACGCTTGTCAGC contains these protein-coding regions:
- a CDS encoding FIST C-terminal domain-containing protein; this translates as MEWVNSLSTRPSLEAAITDVVDRALAGLAQPPDVGLVFISSAFASDYPRVLPLLRERLPDIPLIGCGGGGVLGNRQTGRESIETVEIEGDIGLSLTLAHLPGVTIQEFYLSLEDLPDLDSPPDRWVEKLGVNPEDDPQFIILADPLMTGITDCLQGLDYAYPSAPKVGGLSSGTVLNGSSLFGGDRTVSEGVVGLALSGNIQLDAIVAQGCRPIGKPYRVASGERNIILALDDLGQTETARPPLELLRELITELSQGDRQLAQQSLFIGVVRDEFTQQLQAGDFLIRNLVGVDPDAGAIAIGDRVRPGQRVQFHLRDAQTSADDLETLLQRYSQSASGSSQPFGALMFACLGRGRGLYGQPNFDSQLFHRYLPHLPLSGFFCNGEIGPVGGSTFLHGYTSVLGICRPRA
- a CDS encoding DUF4327 family protein; amino-acid sequence: MTLTTTTRYTIETIEEEARHLVQKGSVSRQQPIYTLCVHIPARHWTSVEIELEKHDYLLRDRIGDLVGPETWEND
- a CDS encoding glycoside hydrolase family 3 protein, with the translated sequence MFNPSDLSLRRLVAQMFVVRASGHLFDSQIRYPAWEPARERLQHWIEDWGIGGVLLIDGSVSELRLRTEQLQGWAEIPLLLCADIEEGVGQRFTGATWFPPPMALGEMAREDLAQAEGLAREMGQWLASEAVAAGLNWILAPVVDVNNNPENPVINVRSFSDNPGIVTALATAFIQGTQTQSVLTTAKHFPGHGDTSVDSHWQLPRLPHEAQRLDEVELLPFRGAIAAGVDGVMTAHVQVPLWDEQAPVTLSPKILREQLRGHLGFEGLVVTDALVMGAIANQYDAREAAVLAVEAGNDIVLMPEDLPGGIEAVCEAVQSGRISRDRILESVQRIAKAKEKLKSSTTSPLADLTQVSRREARALGDRILQGSGQGRTGAVAAVKQGYNLVIVDDWLRSRYLDHHSPAIALPKQQGYQPYLLDLHGDRHPSAAIISQPTIVQVFIRGNPFGSSAALANLSEEWLNKLLRDGDLRAIAIYGSPYSLKRFLRQIPTSVPYAFSFGQMAAAQEIALSQLFPDSRLDWSSLTPLA